In Candidatus Methylomirabilota bacterium, a genomic segment contains:
- the hemG gene encoding protoporphyrinogen oxidase, whose amino-acid sequence GFLVECGPDSFLSEKPWALQLCKRLGIEDRLVRTDDRFRRTYVAFRGRLHPLPDGFQLLAPTRLGPFIRSGLFSWPGKLRMAMDLILPRGGDPDESLGAFVTRRLGSEALERVAQPLVAGIYTADPDALSLAATMPRFLELERRERSLILGLWRGARRAPAEAAGASGARWSLFVTLAEGMEELIRALGAHLPSDAIRLKARVTDVAREGSGWRLDLRDGPPTTADAVIIATESHQAGRMLRYTDPGLAHLLDGIPYASSATVTLGWRRADIPHPLDGFGFVVPQIERRPIIACTFSSVKYPGRAPDGFALLRVFMGGALNESILDGDDETLTRVARAELGELLGVTAPPLFSRVSRYPKAMPQYHVGHLARVEAIEGCLRAHPRLALVGGAYRGVGISDCVRSGEEAAERFLAPAGA is encoded by the coding sequence AGGGTTCCTCGTCGAGTGCGGCCCTGACTCCTTCCTCTCGGAGAAGCCGTGGGCGCTCCAGCTCTGCAAGCGGCTCGGCATCGAAGACCGGCTCGTGCGCACCGATGACCGCTTCCGCCGCACCTACGTCGCTTTCCGCGGACGTCTCCACCCGCTGCCGGACGGCTTCCAGCTCCTGGCGCCGACGCGGCTCGGGCCATTCATCCGCTCGGGCCTCTTTTCCTGGCCCGGCAAGCTCAGGATGGCGATGGATCTCATCCTGCCTCGGGGCGGCGATCCCGACGAGAGCCTCGGCGCCTTCGTCACGCGCCGGCTCGGAAGCGAGGCGCTCGAGCGGGTAGCCCAGCCGCTCGTGGCGGGGATCTACACGGCCGATCCCGACGCGCTCTCGCTCGCTGCCACCATGCCGCGCTTCCTCGAGCTCGAGCGGAGGGAGCGGAGTCTGATCCTCGGGCTCTGGCGCGGGGCGCGGCGGGCGCCCGCGGAAGCGGCCGGCGCGAGCGGTGCGCGATGGTCGCTCTTCGTGACGTTGGCCGAAGGGATGGAGGAGCTCATCCGCGCCCTGGGTGCCCACCTGCCCTCCGACGCCATCCGGCTCAAAGCCCGCGTCACCGATGTCGCGCGCGAGGGCTCGGGCTGGCGGCTCGACCTCCGGGACGGCCCGCCGACGACGGCGGATGCGGTCATCATCGCCACCGAGTCGCACCAGGCCGGGCGCATGCTGCGCTACACGGACCCAGGCCTGGCGCACCTGCTCGACGGCATTCCGTACGCGTCCTCGGCGACGGTGACGCTCGGCTGGCGGCGCGCCGACATCCCGCACCCGCTCGACGGCTTCGGCTTCGTCGTGCCGCAGATCGAGCGGCGTCCCATCATCGCCTGCACCTTCTCGAGCGTGAAGTACCCCGGCCGCGCCCCGGACGGCTTCGCCCTGCTCCGCGTGTTCATGGGCGGCGCGCTGAACGAGAGCATCCTCGACGGGGACGACGAGACGCTGACGCGTGTCGCGCGCGCCGAGCTGGGCGAGCTGCTGGGAGTGACGGCGCCGCCGCTCTTCTCACGCGTGAGCCGCTACCCCAAGGCCATGCCCCAGTACCACGTGGGGCATCTGGCCCGCGTCGAGGCCATCGAGGGCTGTCTTCGCGCCCACCCAAGGCTCGCCCTCGTGGGCGGCGCCTACCGCGGCGTCGGCATCTCCGATTGCGTCCGCTCCGGCGAAGAAGCCGCGGAGCGATTTCTGGCGCCCGCCGGCGCTTAA